A DNA window from Lagenorhynchus albirostris chromosome 5, mLagAlb1.1, whole genome shotgun sequence contains the following coding sequences:
- the SGO1 gene encoding shugoshin 1 has protein sequence MAKERCLKKSFQDSLEDIKKRMKEKRNKNLAEIGKRKSLIAAPCQIITNTSTLLKNYQDNNRMLVLALENEKSKVREAQDIILQLRKECYYLMCQLYTLKEKLTSQQTEEPAQDREVCPSGMDSSSDSNSRNLLVEDLPQVPLQDADFPGQEELFQIEEPVPNISQDRLGFDLDSGEDKSTDNVLPRTVSLRRSLKKHVNNPCQFNALDDFGISHLSEQFLELERIRFVDPPVHTHIPENVEQNFCQWNKDQIYLSPRLIHPGRSTKTKEDILECKLDQTKSKHRAAQGRKREEKRKANKRKKTKSVSKYKGSKKKTVSQKKLDKSVTSRDAYNFNLQEGVHLTPFRQKMSNDSKREENNNESEVSICETSGSGDDSDDLYLPTCKYSQDLTSESDRSPVTRPRSKRALKHRGEKETEGSEPTKTPPSALPETHQSPHFHLKDITNVPLYPVVKTRKLSLSPKKNVESPPVSLHKRRCTASVNYKEPTLASKLRRGDPFTDLCFLNSPIFKQKKDSRRSSKKKKA, from the exons ATGGCCAAGGAAAGATGCCTCAAAAAGTCCTTTCAAGATAGTCTTGAAGACATAAAGAAAcgaatgaaagagaaaaggaataaaaacttgGCAGAGATTGGCAAACGGAAGTCTTTGATAGCTGCACCATGCCAAATAATCA cCAACACTTCCACACTGCTAAAAAACTACCAAGACAACAACAGAATGTTAGTCTTAGCTTTGGAAAATGAAAAGTCCAAAGTGAGAGAAGCCCAGGATATCAtcttacagctgaggaaagaatgttACTACCTCATGTGTCAGCTGTACACACTGAAAGAAAAACTTACTTCACAACAGACAGAAGAACCTGCTCAG GACCGGGAAGTATGTCCCTCTGGAATGGACTCCAGTAGCGACAGCAACTCCAGGAATTTACTCGTGGAGGATTTACC GCAAGTTCCTCTTCAGGACGCTGACTTTCCAGGACAAGAAGAATTGTTCCAAATAGAAG agCCAGTACCTAATATTTCTCAAGACAGACTGGGATTCGATTTGGATTCAGGTGAAGATAAGTCAACTGATAATGTCTTACCTAGAACTGTATCTCTCCGTCGCAGTTTAAAGAAACATGTCAACAATCCATGTCAGTTCAATGCCTTGGATGATTTTGGAATCAGTCATTTGTCAGAGCAGTTTTTGGAACTGGAAAGAATTAGATTTGTAGACCCACCAGTACATACCCACATACCTGAAAATGTAGAACAAAATTTTTGTCAATGGAACAAGGATCAAATTTACTTATCACCAAGGCTAATTCACCCAGGACGATCTACTAAGACAAAAGAAGACATTTTAGAGTGTAAATTAGACCAAACTAAAAGTAAGCACAGAGCTGcccaaggaagaaaaagagaagagaaaagaaaagctaacaaaaggaaaaaaacaaaatctgtctCAAAATATAAAGGGagcaaaaaaaaaactgtttcccAAAAAAAGTTGGATAAATCTGTTACCTCTAGGGATGCTTACAATTTTAATTTGCAAGAGGGTGTTCATCTCACTCCTTTCCGACAAAAAATGAGCAATGAttctaaaagagaagaaaacaacaatGAATCTGAAGTGAGCATCTGTGAAACAAGTGGTTCAGGAGATGATTCTGATGACCTCTATCTGCCCACGTGCAAGTACAGTCAAGATCTCACCAGTGAATCAGATAGGAGTCCAGTCACCAGGCCTCGATCTAAAAGAGCACTGAAACATAGGGGTGAAAAGGAGACAGAGGGTTCTGAGCCAACAAAAACTCCTCCTA GTGCACTACCTGAAACTCACCAGTCACCTCATTTTCACCTGAAGGATATCACAAATGTCCCCTTGTATCCTGTAGTGAAAACCAGaaaactttctctttctccaaaaaAGAATGTAGAAAGCCCACCAGTGTCTTTGCATAAACGTAGGTGCACAGCCAGTGTGAACTATAAGGAACCCACGCTCGCTTC GAAACTGAGAAGAGGGGACCCTTTTACAGATTTGTGTTTCTTGAACTCGCCtatttttaagcagaaaaagGATTCCAGACgcagttctaaaaaaaaaaaagcatga